Part of the Cystobacter ferrugineus genome, ACGCCTCGTGTCCCCGCCGCTGTCCCTCTCACTCCAGGTGCTTCACGATGATGCGTCTCTTCTCCCTGCTCGGCGCGCTGTTCGCGCTGGGCGGCCTGGGCTCCGGCTGTACGTCGCTGCAGCCGGGTTCCATCTCCCCGCTGGCCGTCAGCGCCCCCGAGCCCGAGCGCAAGCAGCTCACCGTCCTCTATGTGGCGGATCTGCACGCGCAGCTGCGCGCCCACCCCGAGCTCTTCTGGCACGGCGGCAAGGAGCGGATTGAAGAGGCCGGCGGCTTTGCCCGCGTGGCCGCCGCCATCCAGCGGATTCGCGCCGAGCGCGGCGGTGAGGTGTTGGTGCTCGACGCCGGAGACACGATTCAGGGCTCGGGCGCGGCGGCGCTCACCGAGGGCGGCGTCCTCATCGAGCCCCTCAACGCGCTCGGGCTGGACGCCGCGGTGCCCGGCAACTGGGAGGTGGTGTACGGCCCCGAGGTGCTCAAGCAGCGGGCTCGCGAGCTGAAGCATCCGCTCTTCGCCGCCAACCTGCGCGATGCGGCGAGCGGAGAGCGCCTCTTCCCGCCGTACTTCATGAAGGAGGTGGGGGGGGTGAAGGTGGCCGTCGTCGGCTTCACGGACCCGGACGTCCCGCGCCGCCAACCCCCCGGCTACAGCCAAGGTCTGCGCTACGACGGCCCGGAAGAGCTGCCGGCGCTCGTGAAGGAGGTGCGCGAGCGCGAGGGAGCCCAGGTGGTGCTGCTGATGACGCACGTGGGGCTCGCCAAGGCGGTGGGCCTGGCCGCCAAGGTGCCTGGAGTGGACGTCCACCTGTCCAGCGACACGCATGAGCGCACCTACGCACCGATTGAGCAGGCCGAGCGCTGGGTGGTGGAGCCCGGCGCTTTCGGCTCCTTCCTCGGCCGGCTGGACTTGTGGGTGGAGGAGGGGAGGGTGGTGGACCGCCGCTGGGAGCTCATCGAGCTGACCGCCTCGCGCTTCCCCGAGGACCCCAAGGTGGCTCGGCTGGTGGACGCCGCACTCGCTCCGCACGAGGCGAAGCTGTCCTCCCCGGTGGGTCACACCGACGTGATGCTCGCGCGCTACGCGGTGGTGGAGAACCCGCTCGACAACGTGCTGGCCGACGCCATCCGCGTCGCAGGAGGGACGGAGATTGGCCTCTCCAACGGCTTCCGCTTCGGCACGCCGCTGCTGCCCGGGCCGGTGCGCGAGGCGGACCTGTGGAACTTCTTCCCCATCGTCAACAAGCTGAAGACGGGCAAGGTGAGTGGCCGCCAGCTGCGCGCCTTCTGGGAGCAGGAACTGGAGAACGTCTTCGCCAAGGATCCGGAGAAGCGCTTTGGCGGGTGGCTGCCGCGCCCCTCGGGGATGACGCTCCGCTTCCGGGCCGACGCGCCCAAGGGGCAGCGCCTCCTGGCCTTGGATGTCGGCGGCAAGCCGGTGGAGGACGGCCGCCTCTACACCGTGACAGCCTGCGAGCGTGAGGGGGATGCGCCCGACATGGTGTGCCGGATTCCCGGCGTCCAGGAGCCCCGCGTGCTCGACGTGGACGCGCACGAGGCGGTGCGCCGCTTTCTCGCCGGCAAGCCGCGTCTGAACGACGCGCTGCAAGGGCGCGCCGTGGGCGAGGACCTCCCGCCCGTGCTGCGCACCCAGCAGGTGCAGTGAGCTCCGTCTCATCCAATCCCGGAGCTAGACCGTTGAGCGCTCCTGGTGCGCGGGAACTCCAGCTCCGGCTCCTCGTGCCCTCCGTTCATGGGTGCGGTCTCCATCGAGCCTCGTCCTCGGAAAGGAACTCCCGATGATCTTCCGGCAACTCTTCGACTCCGAGTCCTCCACCTACACGTACCTTCTCGCGGACGAGCAGATGCGAGAGGCGCTCCTCATCGATCCGGTGCTCGAGCAGGTGGAGCGAGACCTCAAGCTGCTCGCCGAGCTGGGGCTCACCCTGCGTTACGTGCTGGAGACGCACGTGCACGCCGACCACGTGACGGCGGCGGGCGTGCTGCGGCAGCGGACCGGGGCGCGGGTCGTGGCGAGCCGGCTGGGAGCGCCTTGCGTCGACCTCCAGGTGTCTCATGGCGACAAGCTCGAGATGGGCGCGGTCCACGTCGAGGTGCTCGAGACGCCCGGCCACACCGATGACAGCGTGAGCTTCCGGGTGGACGACTGCGTCTTCACCGGAGACACGCTGCTGGTGCGCTCGGCAGGACGGACCGACTTCCAGAATGGGAGCGCCAGCGCGCTCTACGACTCCATCACCCGCGTCCTCTTCTCCCTGCCCGGCAGCACCCGCGTGTACCCCGGCCATGACTACAAGGGGCACGCGATCAGCACCATTGACGAGGAGAAGCGCCACAACACGCGCGCGGCGGGTAGGAGCCGCGAGGACTTCGTCCACCTGATGAACAACCTCAACCTGCCGCCCCCCAAGAAGCTGGCCCAGGCCGTGCCCGCCAACCTCGCGTGTGGCGTGGCTGAGATGGCGCGGACGCCTTCCGCCGTGGCCTGACACGAAACCGAACCGGGAGGAGCACCGGGCCGGTGTGCGCGTCACCCGAGCCCTCCCGGATGGAACGAGAACACGAAATGACGGCTCCTCTCGCTACTCCTGCCGCCACCACCGCCGCACTTCCTCAGGGGGGAGTCTGGCGCCGACGCCTGCCGGGCCTCGGGCTCGCTGTTGTGCTGGCGGTGGCCAGCTACTGGCTCGCCACGCTCCCGGGGCTGAAGGTGGTGGGGCCGCTCACGGTGGCCCTGCTCATCGGCATCGCGCTGCGCTCCACGATGGGGCTGCCAGCCCTGTTGACGGAGGGCACGCGCTACTCGGCACGCACGGTGCTGCGGCTGGGCATCGTGCTGATGGGGGCCCGGCTGGACTTTGGCCTGGTGGCGAAGGTGGGCCCGCGCGTGCTGCTGCTCGCCCTGGCCGTCATCGTCGGCGGCATTCTGGGCATCCGCTGGGTGACGCAGCGCTTCGGCGTCCCGGAGAAGCTGGGCACGCTGCTGGCCGTGGGCACCTCCATCTGCGGCGCCAGCGCGGTGGTGGCCGCCAGCTCCGTCACCCGGGCCGAGGAGGAGGACACCACGCTGGCGGTGGGCCTGTGCGGCATTCTCGGCACGGTGGGCGTCCTCTTCTACGTCTTCGTGGGGCCGCTGCTGGGGCTGAGCACGGCGCAGCTCGCCATCCTCTCGGGCGCCACGCTGCACGAGGTGGCGCAGGTCATGGCCGCCGCCTTCACCTGGGGCAACTCGGCGGGGGACCTGGGCACGCTGGTGAAGCTCACCCGCGTGGTGCTGCTGGCTCCCGCGCTCGTCGTGCTGGGGCTCGCTTCGGGCGCGGGCGGCAAGGTGCGCTACTCGTGGAAGGAACCGCCCATCCCCTGGTTCGTGCTGGGCTTCCTCGCGGTGGGCGTCCTGGGCTCTGTGGGCGTGCTGCCCGCCGTCGCCAAGGCCGGGCTCTCCACCGCCAGCGTCTTCCTCATGGTGATGGCCATGGCGGCCATGGGGCTGGGCACCCACCTGAGCATGGTTCGCCGCGCGGGCATGCGCGTCGTCTACGCGGGCCTCGCCGGCTTCGCGGGCCTGGCGCTGTCCGCCTGGGCCCTCATCCAGTTGCTGTCCATCCAGTAACGGCCCTCATCGCCTTTCTCGAAGTACCCCTCAACCTCGAAGTGGAGTTCCTCGAATGAATCGCTTCCTGCTGCTCGTCCTCGCCGCGCTCGTCACCGCCCCTCTCGCCGCCATCGCCGCGTCGCCGTCCCAGGCTCCCCAGGCCACCGGGAAGAAGGTCCCCGCGCGCCAGGGCAAGCTCGTCTTCGTGTCCACCACGGGCCTGGAGGACATCGGCACGCTCTCCAGTTCCTTCCGGCACGCGAAGGCGGCCAAGGAGTCCGGCTACCTCTCGGACGTGGTGTGGCTGAGCTACGGCCGCGCGGTGGTGGCGTTGGACCCGACGGTCAAGGCCGTTCCGGAGGGGGTCCGCAAGGAGGTCCAGGCCGCGAAGGACGCTGGCGTGCGGCTGGTGGCCTGTGGCCACGCGCTCGAGAAGTTCGACATCGACCCGAAGAAGCTCCAGCCCCAGGCGGAGGTGGCGGACAACGGCGTGGCGGAGCTCTCGCGCCTGGTGGCCGAGGGCTATCAGGTCATCCGTTACTAGAGAGCCGCATCCGTCCCATGGCGAGCGGGATACGGAGAAAAGCGGACCCTGCTGTCCCTCTGTCTGCTGGCCATGATCGGCTTGCCGCAGCGAACCCGAGCCGAGGAGAGGGAGGCCGAAGAGAAGGGGCTGCGGCTGGAACTCGAGGAGGCGCTCCAGGTGCGTCTCGACCAGCAACTCGGGGCTCGGGACTCAACGGCCGTGCGCCTGTGACGGGGGCGGTTGGGGTTGCGCCTGACCGGGTCGCAGTGGGGGCGGGGCTCCGTGGAGGTGTCCTTCGACGGAGTGACCCTCCTGCCCGGTCCGCCTGGTTGTGTTCCCTTGTTCATCCTGATTCCCATCCCCGAGGAGGTTGGGAGTGCAGGAGGAAGGAAGGGGCCGCGGACCGCCTTATCGCCGGTAGGCTGCACACTTGGCAGGCGAGCCGCGATGCGGGCGCTACAGCCTGCGCCTTCCGGTGGCTCACGCCACCCGCTCACCAAGCGGAGGTGATTCATATCTCTAACCGGGGGGGTGACAGGGCGGCGGAGTGGATTGTCCCTCGCGGTGGTCGCGCTCCTGTGATGTTCCCTGGGGATGGCCAGCAAGGCATCCTGGCGACCGAGCGTTCTCCGGCACGGGGAGCGGGGAGGAGGCGACCAGGTGATGTCGACGCGAACCGATGAGCAGCTAATGAAGGCGGCGCGCGCTGGCGATGACAAGGCCTTGGATGAGGTTCTCGCCCGCCACGAGAAGCAGGTGTACCGCTTCGGCCTGCGCATGTGCGGCTCGGAGGAGGACGCCAAGGAGGTGCTCCAGGAGACCCTCCTCGCGGCCTTCCGGGGCATCCACGCGTTCCGGGGCGATGCGGAGCTGTCCACGTGGCTGTACCAGGTGGCCCGCACGCACTGCTTCCGCCTGCGTCGCAAGCGCGTCGGAGCGCCCGAGGAGTTCCAGCCCCTGGACTCTCCTGCGGCAACCCACGTCGCCGCGGAGGAGGCGACGCCGGAAATGGCCTTCCACGCGCGGCAGATGGGGGCGGTGTTGCAGGCGGCCATCCTCGCGCTGCCCGAGGCTCAACGCGAGGTGCTCATCCTCCGGGACGTGGAGGGGCTCACGGCCGAGGAGGCGGCGAAGGTGGTGGGCATCGAGGTGCGGGCCCTCAAGAGCCGGCTGCACCGCGCGCGGCTCCAGCTACGCGAGCACCTCTCCACCCTGATGGAGGGGGAGGGCGCCCAGGGCGGGACCCAGGGGTGCCCGGAGCTGGCGCGGGAGCTCTCGGCGCTCGCCGCGCGGGAGGTGGACCAAGCCACCTGCCTGCGTCTCGAGGACCACCTGTCTCGCTGCGCGCGCTGTAACAAGGCGTGCGATTCGCTCAAACGCACGGTGGCCCTGTGCCGGCGGATTCCGGGAGATGAAGTCCCCGCCCCCGTGCGCGCGGCGGTGCGCCAGGCGCTGTCACGCGCGCTGCCCGCCTGAGCCTGCCAGCTCGAATGCCACCCGCATCACGTAACGGTGGCGAGCGGGCGCTGTACCTCCGCGCCCCTCCGTGGCGAGGGCCATTGGGACGAAGCCCATAGCGGCCACGACGGCCGTCCTCAGCACGGGCCGCAAGCAGACGAAGTGACCACCACCCCAGCGTCCCTGGCGCTTGACGCAAACCGTTTCGACGTCGCCCATGCACTTGCCCGTTGGGGGACCTTCACTCCAGAGCCCCATCAGGAGCGCGTCAGGCGAATCGGTGATGCTCTCCTTGCCACGCCACCGCCGCCCGGTTGGCGCCCGCTCGGTCCCGACGACGAGTTGCTACTCACGCTCCTGCCCGACGAAACAGTCTAGCCCCCAGTTGGCACTTGTGCCGTCGCTACGGTCGGACACTCCACTAGAGTGTCCGGGCATGGAGATGCCCGAGTTCATCGAGGCGCGGCGGCCGCGCTGGCAGCAACTGGAGTCCCTGCTCGACAAGGCCGAGGGCAAGGGGCTGCGCGCCCTGGAGCTCGAGGAGGCCCGCTCCCTGGGGCGGCTCTACCGTGCCGTCTCGAGCGACCTGCTGTGGGTGCGCGCGCGCAGCGGCGCCGCCGACGTGAGCGAGTACCTCAATGATCTGGTGGGCCGGGCCTACGCGCTCACCTATCCGGGCGAGCGGCCGAGGTTCGCGGACGTGTGGAGCTTCATCGCCCGGGGGTTTCCCGCCCTGTTGCGCCAGGAGTGGCGCATGTACGCGGCGTCGGTGCTGATGTTCCTCGCGGGCCTGGGCTTCGGCTACCTGGGCATGCTGGTGGATCCGGACGCCGCGCCCTACCTCGTCCCCGCCGAGCACCTGAGCCTGGAGCCGCTCCAACGCGCCCGGGACGAGGCCGCGCGGGAGGGGGCGACCGTGGCCGAGCAGGCCCAGTTCACCACCTTCCTCTTCACCCACAACATCCAGGTGGCCTTCCTCGCCTTCGCGCTGGGCATCACCGCGGGCGTGGGCACGGGCCTCATGCTCTTCAGCAACGGGCTGATGCTGGGCGCGCTCGCGCAGGTGTACACGGCCAAGGGCATGGCGGGCTGGTTCTGGGCGTGGATCCTCCCGCACGGCATTCCGGAGATCACCGCCATCTGCATCGCGGGCGCGGCGGGCCTCGTCATCGCCCGGGGACAGGTGGCGCCGCGAGGACTGCCCCGCGGTGTGGCGCTGCGTCAGGAGGCCGTGCGCGCGGTGCGGCTGCTCTTCGGCACGCTCGCGCTCTTCGTGCTCGCGGGCTTCATCGAGGGCACCATCTCGCAGATCCACCCGCCCAGGCTGTCGGTGGCCTTCAAGGTGTCCTTCGCCCTGGTGGTGGGCCTGGGCGTCTACGCCTATCTCGGCTCGGATTGGATGCGCGCGGCGGGCCGTGCGCGGGACGGGGCGGAGGACGGGCACCCCCGGTGACACTCGCGCACCTGGAGGGGACGGTGGTCAATGCGCGCTGACTCATCAGGGGCGAGGGGGACAGGGCCGCTGCTCGCCCTGGCCCTCCTGTCCAACGCCTGTGTGTCGCTGCCGCCTCGGCCCGGCCCAGGGCGGAGCCTTCGCTACACTCCCCACGACGTCACGGGGCCCGCGGGGGCCGGAGGGGCGGGCGAGGTGTCGCCGCTCGTTTTCGACTCCCAGCCGACCTCCCCTCTTGGGCCCGAGGCGCGCGAAGCTTGGTTGCGGTGGATTGACTCCGAGCTT contains:
- a CDS encoding bifunctional metallophosphatase/5'-nucleotidase, with amino-acid sequence MMRLFSLLGALFALGGLGSGCTSLQPGSISPLAVSAPEPERKQLTVLYVADLHAQLRAHPELFWHGGKERIEEAGGFARVAAAIQRIRAERGGEVLVLDAGDTIQGSGAAALTEGGVLIEPLNALGLDAAVPGNWEVVYGPEVLKQRARELKHPLFAANLRDAASGERLFPPYFMKEVGGVKVAVVGFTDPDVPRRQPPGYSQGLRYDGPEELPALVKEVREREGAQVVLLMTHVGLAKAVGLAAKVPGVDVHLSSDTHERTYAPIEQAERWVVEPGAFGSFLGRLDLWVEEGRVVDRRWELIELTASRFPEDPKVARLVDAALAPHEAKLSSPVGHTDVMLARYAVVENPLDNVLADAIRVAGGTEIGLSNGFRFGTPLLPGPVREADLWNFFPIVNKLKTGKVSGRQLRAFWEQELENVFAKDPEKRFGGWLPRPSGMTLRFRADAPKGQRLLALDVGGKPVEDGRLYTVTACEREGDAPDMVCRIPGVQEPRVLDVDAHEAVRRFLAGKPRLNDALQGRAVGEDLPPVLRTQQVQ
- a CDS encoding MBL fold metallo-hydrolase, with product MIFRQLFDSESSTYTYLLADEQMREALLIDPVLEQVERDLKLLAELGLTLRYVLETHVHADHVTAAGVLRQRTGARVVASRLGAPCVDLQVSHGDKLEMGAVHVEVLETPGHTDDSVSFRVDDCVFTGDTLLVRSAGRTDFQNGSASALYDSITRVLFSLPGSTRVYPGHDYKGHAISTIDEEKRHNTRAAGRSREDFVHLMNNLNLPPPKKLAQAVPANLACGVAEMARTPSAVA
- a CDS encoding YeiH family protein, which encodes MTAPLATPAATTAALPQGGVWRRRLPGLGLAVVLAVASYWLATLPGLKVVGPLTVALLIGIALRSTMGLPALLTEGTRYSARTVLRLGIVLMGARLDFGLVAKVGPRVLLLALAVIVGGILGIRWVTQRFGVPEKLGTLLAVGTSICGASAVVAASSVTRAEEEDTTLAVGLCGILGTVGVLFYVFVGPLLGLSTAQLAILSGATLHEVAQVMAAAFTWGNSAGDLGTLVKLTRVVLLAPALVVLGLASGAGGKVRYSWKEPPIPWFVLGFLAVGVLGSVGVLPAVAKAGLSTASVFLMVMAMAAMGLGTHLSMVRRAGMRVVYAGLAGFAGLALSAWALIQLLSIQ
- a CDS encoding DsrE family protein; translated protein: MNRFLLLVLAALVTAPLAAIAASPSQAPQATGKKVPARQGKLVFVSTTGLEDIGTLSSSFRHAKAAKESGYLSDVVWLSYGRAVVALDPTVKAVPEGVRKEVQAAKDAGVRLVACGHALEKFDIDPKKLQPQAEVADNGVAELSRLVAEGYQVIRY
- a CDS encoding sigma-70 family RNA polymerase sigma factor, with protein sequence MSTRTDEQLMKAARAGDDKALDEVLARHEKQVYRFGLRMCGSEEDAKEVLQETLLAAFRGIHAFRGDAELSTWLYQVARTHCFRLRRKRVGAPEEFQPLDSPAATHVAAEEATPEMAFHARQMGAVLQAAILALPEAQREVLILRDVEGLTAEEAAKVVGIEVRALKSRLHRARLQLREHLSTLMEGEGAQGGTQGCPELARELSALAAREVDQATCLRLEDHLSRCARCNKACDSLKRTVALCRRIPGDEVPAPVRAAVRQALSRALPA
- a CDS encoding stage II sporulation protein M, with amino-acid sequence MEMPEFIEARRPRWQQLESLLDKAEGKGLRALELEEARSLGRLYRAVSSDLLWVRARSGAADVSEYLNDLVGRAYALTYPGERPRFADVWSFIARGFPALLRQEWRMYAASVLMFLAGLGFGYLGMLVDPDAAPYLVPAEHLSLEPLQRARDEAAREGATVAEQAQFTTFLFTHNIQVAFLAFALGITAGVGTGLMLFSNGLMLGALAQVYTAKGMAGWFWAWILPHGIPEITAICIAGAAGLVIARGQVAPRGLPRGVALRQEAVRAVRLLFGTLALFVLAGFIEGTISQIHPPRLSVAFKVSFALVVGLGVYAYLGSDWMRAAGRARDGAEDGHPR